A window of Candidatus Methylomirabilis sp. genomic DNA:
ATATTTTGAGCACAACGATTTTAACATCATTGAGATGACTGATCTGAATAATCAAGTCAAAAGAAACTGGGAGTTTGGATATGAGTCAGCGTTGAAGGGCATTAAGATGCTTTCATTCAAAGACGTGCCGCGCCTCGTCTGGAAAGGTATGACACTGGGAAGCGAGGGGGTCAGGCTCATCAAAGAGCAGTTTCCGGCGGCTGTCTACATCAAGGTCGGCTATGATCTGGGATTTCTTCGCTATGTCTACTTCCTGGTAGAGAAGAAATAGAACTCCTTTTTTCGCACATTTCCCTTGACAAGAATTACGTCATAATTGAATATCGCCCCGTATTTGAGGCGAGGCTCTGCTTCATTTCCCGCCGACAACACCCATACATAGTTCGACGATGCCACATGGCAGTGATCGGCCTCCGCCACACCTCGCGAGTGTCCGACGTTGCCCCCGATCCTGAGGGTAGCAGATGAGTAGAGCGACTGAACCCTTAAAGCGTACCCCGCTGTTCGAGATACACTGCCGTCTTGGCGCCAGGATGGTGGCCTTTGGCGGCTGGGAGATGCCGGTGCAGTATGCCGGGATTCTGGAGGAGCATCGCGCTGTCAGGGAGCGGGCGGGCGTATTCGATGTTTCGCATATGGGGGAGATCGAGATTACGGGACCAGGTGCCCTGGAAGCGGTTCAGAACCTCACCCCGAATGATGCGTCACGTCTCTCTGTCGGAGAGGTGCAATATTCTGCGCTCACCACCCCAGAGGGGACATTCGTGGATGACATCACCGTTTATAAGTTTGCGGCTGATCGCTACTGGTTAACGGTGAATGCCTCGAATATTGAGAAGGACTATGCCTGGATTCGTAAACACGTCCCATCAGGTGTCGAGGTTAGGAATATCAGCGATGGCATGGCCCTCATTGCCCTCCAGGGACCCAGGACGCAGGAGATTCTTGAGAAGCTGACCTCCATAGACTTGGGAGCGCTGAGGTACTTTCGGTTTGTCGAAGGGCAAGTGATCAGCATCGACTGCTGCGTCTCCCGGAC
This region includes:
- the gcvT gene encoding glycine cleavage system aminomethyltransferase GcvT, with protein sequence MSRATEPLKRTPLFEIHCRLGARMVAFGGWEMPVQYAGILEEHRAVRERAGVFDVSHMGEIEITGPGALEAVQNLTPNDASRLSVGEVQYSALTTPEGTFVDDITVYKFAADRYWLTVNASNIEKDYAWIRKHVPSGVEVRNISDGMALIALQGPRTQEILEKLTSIDLGALRYFRFVEGQVISIDCCVSRTGYTGEDGFEIYILPQYAATLWNALLEAGAPVGLQPCGLGARDTLRLEAKMALYGQDIDDRHTVLEADLGWIVKLEKGEFIGREALVRQKTAGISRKLVGFEMCGRGIARPHYAIAKDSQPIGEVTSGGPAPSLGKNIGLGYVAVQYAAIGTEFDIVIRDQPVAARVVRTPFYKRVR